The window aaccgacttaAACAGACCGAACGGTATCGTACCGAATCgaattttaggtttcttttaataaaaccgtaagtttttatatgaatctataaccgtaccgataattagggtaggttttttattttatgaaaataaatcgaaaaaataccgaaccataccgaataaatttacaatgtgaataatatatttatatattaagtttaaaaataataaaagcattaaattttttttaggccTTTGAATTATGaaacagttacaagccaacacGTAATTAAACTTAAAATCCTCCAAACCTATTTTGATACTCCtgttgaaactaaattatttctagcatgttcactagcaagacacaaagtattgtAACTACTATGAATAACAATATATAATGTATTGAACatgtttcctttcgtatgatttTGATTTATCTtcttgaatatttaatcttctatagaatTTATTCTTGAATCCCaacttagttaatattttttaactcgtgtgatttatattgtTTTTGTATTTGCTTAGATTTTTATGCTGATGTAGAATAGTTAttgatctatactctagccatctttcaatatctagagagttttgctaagtcctaaaAAAGTATGTATGTTATTGTATTCTACTTCTACTACTGACTTTTACATAACATTAGAAAAATTATCGAAAATTTATcaaaccgtaccgataccgaaaaGAAACCGACGTGATTGAGATGGTTTCGAAAAGTCCAATTTtaattatacataatagaataatcgaaaaattggtatgatataaattttataaaataaccggccgaaccgatCCATCGCCACCCCTACTTTACAgtggctacctggtgtcatttctactCTCCGCTCAATGACATCTACACTTCGTATATAAATATACTTTCACCTTGGTCGGAGTTGGGTTTAAGAATTTTTATGCATAAATTAATGTTTCTCATCCAAATTAGTGGGTTAAAAAAAAACCATATCAAAGGGCTGGATCCGCTCCTGACCTCGGTCTTCGTTTCAGTAAAAGTTATGAAGTTACCTCTTTGACTTACTGACCAAGAATGATTAACGTGTATTGATTTAAACCAAGAAGAGATTATAATAAAACTTTAAAGTGATTTCAAAATCAAATATTTTCACTGCAGAAAGCCTAAGCAAAACTTGTTACATTTGAGAACTTCTACTATGCTTTGTTACACAGCAAAAACATTGAAAACTCCTTTACATAGTATTTACAATTTGTAATTGAAAAACTcccattatgaaattgaattacAGCAAAACTCTAGTAATTTGGCTacatcttctttcttttctttgttttgatttgatttcCTCAGCACACCTTAAAGTCCTCTCAATTTCATAACCTCCTCCTATGCTCACTTCCCTTTCCAAATGGCAGCAATAGCTCTCAAAAACACTTACATTCACATGAAACTTGAACCCCATCATGAATAAAAACTCCATctccaatttgttcatttcatttgTTGTCAATCCTCCTACTCTTGCAAAATATGAATTCCTATAATTCCTGcagaaaaataattcaaaatatatacattACAGTCAGATCTCTCTATAACAGCGTCCCCGTATAAtaatcattcactataaaagtcaaataTTTCTTAGAactaatttttatgttatgtcataatatatgttttctataACAGCATTTCACTATAGCAGtaaaaaatatcggaacaaaaGATGTTGTTACAAAGAAGTTTGGCTGTATCAGCTAAagtgcttctctttgagactttCTTTTGTCATTTCGTTAAGCAGGGGAGTttgagaaagaaagaaataaaactgtattaattctGTGGTTTTCAAAAGCAAGCAACAAttatgaagaaaagggaaaacaaaGTAAAAAGTACTCCATAGAATTTGATGATCTGTGTcaaatattttgaggaaagaaaGCAAAAGTCAGCAACAAAAGTTATTTACTTCAGTTTGGAGCCTTGACTAGTCTATTCTTTCATGGTCATTTATAATAAAAGTCTTCAAATTgaagcaaaaaacaaaaaataaactgAAGTGAAGTAGGAtgacaaagaaaacaaagaaaaaggaaagaaaattaaagaaaagaaacttacatGTCTTCAACATATTTGGAAGCAACCATAATAGTGGTAATGAGTAGCCTATGTACATTTCTTGGACTAATTCTGAACTCAGGATAGAGTTGACAGAATCTATCAATATATACATAAGCAACCACATAAACTGAAGGTCCAGCTCTTGTATATCTAAAAATTCTCTCCAAATATGATTGTATTGTCATATCTGGTGTTTCATGGCAGTCAAATACTCTTGTTCTTACATTCTTGGATAATGCCCATGTACAGTTTTTTGCTATCCTTTGATTCCTAGCCAAATTTCTCTCAATTAAAGAAGCAAGAACTGAGATCACTAATGGGATATTTGAGTCTTGTTGATATGAGTAAAAGTATAGATCATCCCTTAGTTTTCTTGGagatatatttgagtttgttacAGCCAAGGCCATTTCTTGATTATGAGTTTattcaaaggaaaaaaaagagctAGAGCTGAGGAATTTGAAAGGGAGGGTTTTGGTTTTCTACTCTTTTTTGGGAAATGAATGAATGGTTTTGGGAAGGGAAATGAGTTTATTTATATAAGGGAGGGAAATTAGAAAGTTTGGTGCTTAGTAAGGGGGAATTTGGATGTGTTATaccatcaaacctctctataatagTTTGTTTGTTCCGAAATTTTTTGATTGCTATAGTGAATTGATGTTATAGATGGCATATataataacataatataataaacgGTTCAAAGAAAAAATTGATTTTTATAATA of the Nicotiana tabacum cultivar K326 chromosome 7, ASM71507v2, whole genome shotgun sequence genome contains:
- the LOC107760468 gene encoding cyclin-U2-1: MALAVTNSNISPRKLRDDLYFYSYQQDSNIPLVISVLASLIERNLARNQRIAKNCTWALSKNVRTRVFDCHETPDMTIQSYLERIFRYTRAGPSVYVVAYVYIDRFCQLYPEFRISPRNVHRLLITTIMVASKYVEDMNYRNSYFARVGGLTTNEMNKLEMEFLFMMGFKFHVNVSVFESYCCHLEREVSIGGGYEIERTLRCAEEIKSKQRKERRCSQITRVLL